GATTCATTTATTAAACATGAAATAAAAGGGCGGATTTCTTGAATCCTAAGGAGAGATTGGAGTTAATAGCTAAGTCACCAATAACGTTCACCCATCTCAGGCGGATAAACATTGCCGCAGGCATATTACACTCCATCACCGGTGTTTTAATGCTGATTCTAGGAGTGCTGCTGGAATGGGAGCGGCCTATATATACTTTCTACCTGAAATTCGATGTAAGCCAGTTCCCGTTCAGGATCTATCCGAACCCGCAGGTACTCTTCACGCTGAGCAATCTCGGCGTACTGGTTGCATCATTCCCATTGATGTCTGCAATAGCCCACTTCACAATAGCATTCCTCAAGTTTGACAAGTATGTTGAAAACTTGAAGAAAGGGATGAACCCATACCGCTGGTACGAGTACTTCTTCTCCAGCTCAGTGATGATCGTGCTAATAGCCTTGTTCATCGGCGTTCTCGATCTCTGGTCCCTTGTCATGATTTTCACCTTAAACGCTATCACGATGATGTTCGGCTACTTAATGGAGCTGTTAAACCAGTACACCGAGAAGACCAACTGGACGCCTTTCATACTGGGATGCTTCACCGGCGCAGTCCCATGGATAGTCCTGTTCGCATACTTCGCCGCAGCGATTTCATCAGCAGGCACTAACCCGCCAGCGTTCGTCTACGCAATATTCTTCATATACTTCATCGTCTTCAACGTCTTCGCTCTGAACATGTTCCTACAGTACAAGAGCGTTGGCAAGTGGAGAGACTACCTTTACGGCGAGAGAATGTATATTATACTGAGCCTGGTGGCTAAGACCATACTTGCATGGCTTGTGTTCATAGGAGTGTTCGCACCGTTTTAAAAAGTTATTTTAAAATAATCATTTATTTCTTTTAAGTCAACCATCGCGTGTTTCAACATTTTAAGGCAAAATACTAATTCCTGAAACAGGAGGTAGGCAAGGGGTTCGCGAATTGCTCTGCGTTAAAATACTTCCTGAAAGCGTTGAAAAATGCTTCAGCGTTGAGAAAGCGCTTCTGAAAAACATTGTAGAAGGGTTGAAGGAGGAGGTTGAAGGATACAACATCCTCGTCCTCGTTAACGATAAGCTCGTTGAAAACTACGACTTGGAAATCACTAGTGCCGATAGAATTATAGTAGTGAAGGAAAATATAGGGGGATAAGCGTATTATAACGGTAAGGGTGAGGCCTTTTTGAAGGTAACCGTGGTATTCCTGGGAAGAGCTAGCGAGCTATCCCAGAAGTCAATAATAACGGTTGAGCTACCTGAGAACGCAACACTCTACGACTTGTTGAAAAAGCTTGGTGAGGCAGTTAACCCGCGGATTTTCACCAAATTCCTCGAGGGCCAATACGTGTTCGTGACATACGTGAACGACACCCCCACTATCTCGCTCACAACCCCGTTGAAAGATGGTGACAGGGTTTCGCTTATAACCCCGGAAATGGGTGGTTGAGAAGCTTACTGCTCTAGGCACACCTGGCAGTCAAACTTCTTAATCTCTATTATTTCGAGACTGTTTGTTTTACCATTGAATAAGGCTATTTTATTAATCAATGGTTCCCCTATGCCTAAAACAATCTTAACAACTTCATTAACTTCCAGCAGTCCTATCAACCCGGGAATATGCCCCATCACTATTACAGGCTTCTTCTCCGCCTTCTCAACCCCTTTGAACAAACACCTTAAGCAGGGTGTTTTCCCTGGTATAATAGTTGTTAACTGCCCGTAGAACTCCCCAACGCCGGCGTGAACCAGGGGTTTTCCAAGCCTCCAGCAAGCCTTGTCCAGGACGAACCTTGTCTCCCAGTTATCCAGGGCGTCGACAACCACGTCGGCCTTGCTTACGTAATCATCTATTGTTTCCTCAGTGATTCTCGCGTGAACCGGTACTATGTCAACGTTAGGATTGAGTTTTCTCAGCTTATGGTATGCTGCAACTACTTTAGGCTTACCTAAGTCGTCAACAGTGTAGAGGATTTGCCTTTGAAGATTGCTCAACTCCACTAACCCTTCATCTATAACGATTACTCTGCCAACACCCATGGCAACCAGGTAGTAGAGAACAGAGGAGCCCAGTCCCCCGGCCCCGGCAACCAGGATGCTCGAGCCTTTAAGCCTAAGCTGCCCCTCAACCCCAATCAAAGGGATTTGCCTACTGTACCTTTCAAGCTCCTCAGCGCTAAGCACGCCTGCCCCCGCGCTCAACCCTACCCACCCGACTTAACCGTGAAGACTGTTACCGCATCCCCATCAACAACTTCGTCATCCTCGACGAGTATTTCACCATCTTTTAAAACAACGTACTCGGTAGGGTTCAGCCCTAGTTTTGCCAACAGGTCT
This region of Thermosphaera aggregans genomic DNA includes:
- the heR gene encoding heliorhodopsin HeR, translated to MNPKERLELIAKSPITFTHLRRINIAAGILHSITGVLMLILGVLLEWERPIYTFYLKFDVSQFPFRIYPNPQVLFTLSNLGVLVASFPLMSAIAHFTIAFLKFDKYVENLKKGMNPYRWYEYFFSSSVMIVLIALFIGVLDLWSLVMIFTLNAITMMFGYLMELLNQYTEKTNWTPFILGCFTGAVPWIVLFAYFAAAISSAGTNPPAFVYAIFFIYFIVFNVFALNMFLQYKSVGKWRDYLYGERMYIILSLVAKTILAWLVFIGVFAPF
- a CDS encoding MoaD/ThiS family protein codes for the protein MPVKVTVTGEKEPRIIEASRIRVKDLLAKLGLNPTEYVVLKDGEILVEDDEVVDGDAVTVFTVKSGG
- a CDS encoding MoaD/ThiS family protein, with the protein product MKVTVVFLGRASELSQKSIITVELPENATLYDLLKKLGEAVNPRIFTKFLEGQYVFVTYVNDTPTISLTTPLKDGDRVSLITPEMGG
- a CDS encoding HesA/MoeB/ThiF family protein gives rise to the protein MLSAEELERYSRQIPLIGVEGQLRLKGSSILVAGAGGLGSSVLYYLVAMGVGRVIVIDEGLVELSNLQRQILYTVDDLGKPKVVAAYHKLRKLNPNVDIVPVHARITEETIDDYVSKADVVVDALDNWETRFVLDKACWRLGKPLVHAGVGEFYGQLTTIIPGKTPCLRCLFKGVEKAEKKPVIVMGHIPGLIGLLEVNEVVKIVLGIGEPLINKIALFNGKTNSLEIIEIKKFDCQVCLEQ